In the Lepidochelys kempii isolate rLepKem1 chromosome 3, rLepKem1.hap2, whole genome shotgun sequence genome, one interval contains:
- the LOC140908353 gene encoding uncharacterized protein isoform X1 → MAFAFRQFFLVAADLMLALTLSCFLYAFVCICTAFLTCFVIVFSLGIVKKMERNIDIKGRAIVILVSNSSIGRTFARNLDEAGFRVSAACWPPERNWAKVPKEEYSPDTKLTQLHITEDEYKMTMKTLIEKHLSLKGMYGLMKKPSVLMWEEQEPDTNRFSEGKTSYKWKDVCRTPAFLMALLFLPVNYGVTFAKKKSLQLLTSPLKSKN, encoded by the exons ATGGCATTTGCTTTTAGACAATTCTTCCTGGTAGCTGCTGATTTAATGCTTGCCTTGACCCTTTCCTGCTTCCTTTATGCTTTCGTGTGCATCTGCACTGCATTCCTCACCTGCTTTGTGATCGTTTTCTCCTTGGGGATTGTGAAGAAAATGGAGAGAAATATTGACATAAAAGGGAGAGCCATTGTGATTCTAGTGTCCAACAGCTCCATCGGACGGACGTTTGCCAGGAACCTGGAcgaggcaggtttcagagtgtcTGCTGCATGTTGGCCACCTGAAAGGAATTGGGCAAAGGTTCCGAAGGAGGAGTATTCGCCAGACACGAAGCTGACACAACTCCATATAACTGAGGACGAGTATAAGATGACAATGAAAACCTTGATAGAAAAGCACTTATCTCTGAAAG GCATGTATGGGCTGATGAAGAAGCCTTCGGTCCTGATGTGGGAAGAACAGGAGCCAGACACAAACAGATTctctgagggaaaaacttcttaTAAATGGAAGGATGTTTGCAGAACTCCAG CCTTCCTCATGGCACTTCTCTTTCTCCCTGTGAACTATGGCGTGACTTTTGCAAAGAAGAAAAGCCTGCAGTTACTTActagcccactgaagtccaaaaACTGA
- the LOC140908353 gene encoding uncharacterized protein isoform X3 codes for MAFAFRQFFLVAADLMLALTLSCFLYAFVCICTAFLTCFVIVFSLGIVKKMERNIDIKGRAIVILVSNSSIGRTFARNLDEAGFRVSAACWPPERNWAKVPKEEYSPDTKLTQLHITEDEYKMTMKTLIEKHLSLKGMYGLMKKPSVLMWEEQEPDTNRFSEGKTSYKWKDVCRTPEEKPAVTY; via the exons ATGGCATTTGCTTTTAGACAATTCTTCCTGGTAGCTGCTGATTTAATGCTTGCCTTGACCCTTTCCTGCTTCCTTTATGCTTTCGTGTGCATCTGCACTGCATTCCTCACCTGCTTTGTGATCGTTTTCTCCTTGGGGATTGTGAAGAAAATGGAGAGAAATATTGACATAAAAGGGAGAGCCATTGTGATTCTAGTGTCCAACAGCTCCATCGGACGGACGTTTGCCAGGAACCTGGAcgaggcaggtttcagagtgtcTGCTGCATGTTGGCCACCTGAAAGGAATTGGGCAAAGGTTCCGAAGGAGGAGTATTCGCCAGACACGAAGCTGACACAACTCCATATAACTGAGGACGAGTATAAGATGACAATGAAAACCTTGATAGAAAAGCACTTATCTCTGAAAG GCATGTATGGGCTGATGAAGAAGCCTTCGGTCCTGATGTGGGAAGAACAGGAGCCAGACACAAACAGATTctctgagggaaaaacttcttaTAAATGGAAGGATGTTTGCAGAACTCCAG AAGAAAAGCCTGCAGTTACTTActag